The following are encoded in a window of Halorarum salinum genomic DNA:
- a CDS encoding CbiQ family ECF transporter T component: MLRYAPGDTLAHRLDPRTKLTAQAAFVTVAFAHTTPVGLLALTAVALGLLALAGLGPRVALGEVRGVVPFLLVGPVVEAARFGPPWLVPADAVAPALASYRTVLLLLLAVAYVRTTPVRDSEAAVARLVPGRPGRLAAIGVGLVFRFLPLLQADVARARTAMRARLGTERPVAERVRLVATAGLGHALGRADALALALRARCVSWNPTPPPLEFGRADAAGLAFSAGLLAWGLLP; encoded by the coding sequence ATGCTCCGGTACGCCCCCGGCGACACGCTCGCACACCGGCTCGACCCCCGCACGAAACTCACGGCCCAGGCGGCGTTCGTTACGGTCGCGTTCGCACACACCACCCCCGTCGGACTGCTCGCCCTGACGGCCGTTGCCCTCGGACTCCTCGCGCTCGCGGGGCTCGGTCCCCGGGTCGCGCTCGGCGAGGTCCGCGGCGTCGTGCCGTTCCTGCTCGTGGGACCCGTCGTCGAGGCCGCGCGCTTCGGCCCGCCCTGGCTCGTCCCCGCCGACGCCGTCGCGCCGGCGCTGGCGAGCTACCGGACCGTCCTCCTGCTGCTGCTCGCGGTCGCCTACGTCCGGACGACGCCGGTGCGGGACTCGGAGGCGGCGGTCGCCCGGCTCGTCCCCGGCCGGCCGGGTCGGCTGGCCGCCATCGGCGTCGGACTCGTCTTCCGGTTCCTGCCGCTGCTGCAGGCGGACGTCGCGAGGGCGCGGACGGCGATGCGCGCGCGCCTCGGGACCGAGCGGCCCGTCGCGGAGCGGGTCCGCCTCGTCGCGACCGCCGGCCTGGGGCACGCCCTCGGCCGAGCGGACGCGCTCGCGCTCGCGCTCCGGGCGCGGTGCGTCTCCTGGAACCCGACGCCGCCGCCCCTCGAGTTCGGCCGCGCCGACGCGGCGGGCCTGGCGTTCTCGGCCGGACTGCTCGCCTGGGGGCTGCTCCCGTGA
- a CDS encoding aldo/keto reductase, with translation MSDQPDAGAAGTFDIGGETTVNRLGFGAMRLCGEDVIGPPDDEGAARTVARRALELGVDFVDTADSYGPGVSERLLREAEVPGEAVVATKAGLLRDDAGEWKPHGDPDYVRNQVLVSKDRLGVDTVDLYQFHRPDPDTPFADSVAAFAELKDAGHVRHVGLSNVSVEQLDEAREQVDVATVQNSYSVANREHEDVLSACEDAGIGFIPYFPLEAGDLGDAANPLGEVADVHDATEQQVALAWLLERWDVTLPIPGTSSVDHLEENVGAAELDLSDDELATLEDAA, from the coding sequence ATGAGCGACCAGCCCGACGCCGGCGCGGCCGGCACGTTCGACATCGGCGGGGAGACGACGGTGAATCGCCTCGGGTTCGGCGCGATGCGGCTCTGTGGGGAGGACGTCATCGGCCCGCCCGACGACGAAGGGGCGGCCCGAACGGTCGCCCGCCGGGCGCTCGAACTGGGCGTCGACTTCGTCGACACCGCGGACTCCTACGGCCCGGGCGTCTCGGAGCGTCTCCTCCGGGAGGCCGAGGTCCCGGGGGAGGCGGTCGTCGCGACGAAGGCCGGGCTCCTGCGTGACGACGCCGGCGAGTGGAAGCCCCACGGCGACCCCGACTACGTCCGGAACCAGGTTCTCGTGAGCAAGGACAGACTCGGCGTCGACACCGTCGACCTCTACCAGTTCCACCGACCCGACCCCGACACCCCGTTCGCCGACAGCGTCGCAGCGTTCGCGGAACTGAAGGACGCGGGGCACGTTCGTCACGTCGGCCTGTCGAACGTCTCGGTCGAGCAACTGGACGAGGCGCGCGAGCAGGTCGACGTGGCGACCGTCCAGAACAGCTACAGCGTCGCGAACCGCGAGCACGAGGACGTGCTCTCGGCCTGCGAGGACGCGGGCATCGGGTTCATCCCCTACTTCCCGCTCGAGGCGGGCGACCTCGGGGACGCGGCGAACCCGCTCGGGGAGGTGGCGGACGTACACGACGCCACGGAGCAGCAGGTCGCGCTCGCGTGGTTGCTCGAGCGCTGGGACGTGACGCTCCCGATTCCGGGAACCTCGAGCGTCGACCACCTGGAGGAGAACGTGGGCGCCGCCGAACTCGACCTGTCCGACGACGAACTCGCGACGCTGGAGGACGCCGCCTAA
- a CDS encoding cold-shock protein — MAKGKVDFFNDTGGYGFIESDDADEDVFFHMEDVGGPDLEEGQEIEFDIEQAPKGPRATNVERL, encoded by the coding sequence ATGGCGAAAGGGAAGGTTGACTTCTTCAACGACACTGGCGGCTACGGTTTCATCGAGAGCGACGACGCGGACGAGGACGTGTTCTTCCACATGGAGGACGTCGGCGGTCCGGATCTCGAAGAAGGACAGGAGATCGAGTTCGACATCGAGCAGGCCCCCAAGGGCCCGCGCGCGACGAACGTCGAGCGCCTGTAG
- a CDS encoding phosphoribosylamine--glycine ligase, producing MDPKRFLFCSLDAALIADLAWQVHEEGHDVRYYIEAESDGEIGNGFVPKTDDWRADVEWADVVVFDDVWVGSDVGTGELARELRERGKAVVGGTPNTDSLEEDRGYAMQILEEHGVNTIEHHVFHDFDEGIRHVRKNPAPYVIKPLGEVQNVKRLLYVGNEDDGSDVVDVLGAYEKAWGYRMKGFQLQRKVEGVEIAVCGFFDGEGFIDRVNFNFEHKKLFPGNIGPSTGEMGTSMFWAGHNKLFEETLGKLEGWLAEEGYVGSIDLNCIVNGDGIHPLEFTPRFGYPTIALQEESFESGTGEFLHDLAHGDDPELEVHDGYQVGVRIVLPPFPFDDERTYDECSRNAAVVFDADSHEGVHLEDVKRVDGQWRVAGDNGMPLVVTGKGETMQEARERCYDRIGDVVMPNMYYRDDVGERWIEGDGDRLHAWSYLGPA from the coding sequence ATGGACCCGAAACGCTTCCTCTTCTGTTCGCTGGACGCCGCACTGATCGCCGACCTCGCGTGGCAGGTCCACGAGGAGGGACACGACGTGAGGTACTACATCGAAGCCGAGAGCGACGGGGAGATCGGGAACGGCTTCGTGCCGAAGACGGACGATTGGCGCGCGGACGTCGAATGGGCCGACGTCGTCGTCTTCGACGACGTCTGGGTCGGCTCGGACGTCGGCACCGGCGAACTCGCACGGGAGCTCCGTGAACGTGGCAAAGCAGTCGTCGGCGGCACGCCGAACACGGACAGCCTCGAGGAGGATCGCGGCTACGCCATGCAGATCCTCGAGGAACACGGCGTGAACACGATCGAACACCACGTGTTCCACGACTTCGACGAGGGCATCCGGCACGTCCGTAAGAACCCCGCCCCGTACGTGATCAAGCCCCTCGGCGAGGTCCAGAACGTCAAGAGGCTCCTCTACGTCGGGAACGAGGACGACGGGAGCGACGTCGTGGACGTGCTTGGCGCCTACGAGAAGGCGTGGGGGTACCGGATGAAGGGGTTCCAGCTCCAGCGGAAGGTCGAGGGCGTCGAGATCGCCGTCTGCGGCTTCTTCGACGGCGAGGGGTTCATCGACCGGGTCAACTTCAACTTCGAGCACAAGAAACTGTTCCCGGGGAACATCGGACCCTCGACGGGCGAGATGGGGACGTCGATGTTCTGGGCGGGGCACAACAAGCTGTTCGAGGAAACACTCGGCAAACTGGAGGGCTGGCTGGCGGAGGAGGGCTACGTCGGGAGCATCGACCTGAACTGCATCGTCAACGGGGACGGCATCCACCCCCTGGAGTTCACGCCCCGCTTCGGGTACCCCACCATCGCGCTCCAGGAGGAGTCGTTCGAGTCCGGAACCGGCGAGTTCCTCCACGACCTCGCCCACGGCGACGACCCCGAGTTGGAGGTTCACGACGGGTATCAGGTAGGGGTGCGGATCGTCCTGCCCCCGTTCCCGTTCGACGACGAGCGGACGTACGACGAGTGTTCGCGGAACGCCGCCGTCGTCTTCGACGCCGACAGCCACGAGGGGGTCCACCTCGAGGACGTGAAGCGGGTCGACGGTCAGTGGCGCGTCGCGGGCGACAACGGCATGCCCCTCGTCGTGACCGGGAAGGGCGAGACGATGCAGGAGGCCCGCGAACGGTGTTACGACCGCATCGGCGACGTCGTGATGCCGAACATGTACTACCGCGACGACGTCGGCGAGCGCTGGATCGAGGGCGACGGGGACAGGCTCCACGCCTGGAGCTACCTCGGGCCGGCGTGA
- a CDS encoding TetR/AcrR family transcriptional regulator: MSQEHDTETAFMEATYRALCKHGYADLTMQDIADETDKSKAALHYHFEGKEDLLLRFLTYLHEQFRERTADPAGDTPAERLVALVRTVLETPADGADQQFNTAYMEIKAQAPFHEGYREQLRAIDEGLRVTVRDLVADGVEVGQFPADVDPDEVAAFVTTYVHGTWTRSAAVGADVSAMRERLVNYVDDLLADDVAVAVDPECEASDPERETSSTDPEGSE; encoded by the coding sequence ATGAGTCAGGAGCACGACACCGAGACGGCGTTCATGGAGGCGACGTACCGGGCCCTCTGCAAGCACGGGTACGCCGACCTCACCATGCAGGACATCGCCGACGAGACGGACAAGAGCAAGGCCGCCCTCCACTACCACTTCGAGGGCAAGGAGGACCTGCTGTTGCGGTTCCTCACGTACCTCCACGAGCAGTTCCGGGAGCGCACCGCCGACCCGGCAGGGGACACCCCGGCCGAACGGCTGGTCGCGCTCGTCCGCACGGTGCTGGAGACGCCCGCCGACGGCGCCGACCAGCAGTTCAACACGGCGTACATGGAGATCAAGGCCCAGGCGCCGTTCCACGAGGGGTACCGCGAGCAGCTCCGCGCCATCGACGAGGGGCTACGCGTGACGGTTCGCGACCTCGTCGCCGACGGCGTCGAGGTCGGCCAGTTCCCCGCGGACGTCGACCCCGACGAGGTCGCTGCGTTCGTGACCACCTACGTCCACGGGACGTGGACCCGCTCGGCGGCCGTCGGCGCGGACGTCTCCGCCATGCGCGAGCGGCTGGTGAACTACGTCGACGACCTCCTCGCCGACGACGTCGCGGTCGCGGTCGACCCCGAGTGCGAGGCGTCCGACCCGGAGCGGGAGACGTCAAGTACGGACCCGGAGGGCTCCGAGTGA
- a CDS encoding MATE family efflux transporter — protein sequence MSLRDGLSSVFKGREEFDLTSGDIGKPLFYLSLPIVITNLLQTAYNLADTYWLGRYSTEALAAISFAFPMVFLLISLGMGVSVAGSVLVAQHTGADEEREAEYAASQTVTFAVLASIVLGGIGYFLVGDLLALLGASDEVLPLATDYMEVIAQGMVFMFGFFVFVALMRGYGDTITPMLVMFGTVVLNIVIDPFLIFGFENNPLFGMVGARGLEANLLAATGYAGSGVAGAAYATIFSRALAFVVGLAIMFRGTRGVRIRLRDLAPDFTYARRIVRLGVPASIEGTGRSLSVNLMLVIVALFPTTVVAGYGIGVRVFSVIFLPAIAVARGVETMTGQNIGAGKPDRAAEAARLAAKVMFLVLTGVGIVTWVAAAPIAAVFTDDPAVVTVTEDFLRWVAPSFGFIGVMRAYTGSFRGASKTLTAAAISILMLGFIRLPVAFVAVRPPAFLPVPSFEEPGIWMAFAVSNTLGALIAYAWYQRGTWRGGDLTDETVTAGDDGEANVTPVDD from the coding sequence GTGAGCCTTCGTGACGGCCTCTCCTCCGTGTTCAAGGGCCGCGAGGAGTTCGACCTCACCTCCGGCGACATCGGGAAGCCGCTGTTCTACCTCTCGCTGCCCATCGTCATCACGAACCTCCTCCAGACGGCCTACAACCTCGCGGACACCTACTGGCTCGGCCGGTACAGCACGGAGGCGCTGGCGGCCATCTCCTTCGCGTTCCCGATGGTGTTCCTGCTCATCTCGCTCGGGATGGGCGTCTCGGTCGCCGGCAGCGTCCTCGTCGCCCAGCACACGGGCGCCGACGAGGAGCGGGAGGCGGAGTACGCCGCCTCACAGACCGTCACGTTCGCCGTCCTCGCGTCGATCGTCCTCGGCGGAATCGGCTACTTCCTCGTCGGCGACCTGCTCGCGCTGCTCGGCGCCTCGGACGAGGTGCTCCCGCTGGCGACCGACTACATGGAGGTCATCGCACAGGGGATGGTGTTCATGTTCGGCTTCTTCGTGTTCGTCGCGCTCATGCGGGGCTACGGGGACACCATCACCCCGATGCTGGTGATGTTCGGGACGGTCGTGCTCAACATCGTCATCGACCCGTTCCTCATCTTCGGATTCGAGAACAACCCCCTGTTCGGGATGGTCGGCGCGAGGGGTCTCGAGGCGAACCTGCTTGCGGCCACCGGCTACGCCGGGTCGGGCGTGGCGGGGGCGGCGTACGCCACCATCTTCTCGCGGGCGCTCGCGTTCGTGGTCGGACTCGCCATCATGTTCCGCGGGACGCGGGGGGTCAGGATCCGCCTCCGCGACCTGGCGCCGGACTTCACCTACGCCCGGCGCATCGTCAGGCTCGGCGTGCCCGCCTCGATCGAGGGGACCGGGCGCTCGCTCTCGGTGAACCTGATGCTCGTCATCGTCGCGCTCTTCCCCACCACGGTCGTCGCCGGGTACGGCATCGGCGTCAGGGTGTTCTCGGTCATCTTCCTCCCGGCAATCGCGGTCGCCCGCGGCGTCGAGACGATGACCGGACAGAACATCGGCGCCGGGAAGCCGGACCGGGCGGCGGAGGCCGCCCGCCTCGCCGCGAAGGTGATGTTCCTCGTCCTCACCGGCGTCGGGATCGTCACGTGGGTCGCCGCCGCCCCCATCGCGGCGGTGTTCACCGACGACCCGGCGGTCGTCACGGTCACCGAGGACTTCCTCCGGTGGGTCGCGCCCTCCTTCGGGTTCATCGGCGTGATGCGGGCCTACACGGGGAGTTTCCGCGGCGCGAGCAAGACGCTCACCGCGGCGGCCATCTCGATCCTCATGCTCGGGTTCATCCGGCTCCCGGTCGCCTTCGTCGCCGTCCGGCCGCCCGCGTTCCTCCCGGTCCCGTCGTTCGAGGAGCCCGGCATCTGGATGGCCTTCGCCGTCTCGAACACGCTCGGGGCGCTCATCGCCTACGCCTGGTACCAGCGGGGCACCTGGCGCGGGGGCGATCTCACCGACGAGACGGTCACGGCCGGCGACGACGGCGAGGCGAACGTGACGCCGGTCGACGACTGA
- a CDS encoding aldehyde ferredoxin oxidoreductase C-terminal domain-containing protein — MLHATGPLLTVDVTKRAVEETDVSDVLEEFIGGRGAATALAHERIPFDADPFGPENRAYLATGPLQLSRMSFTGRMSMTGLSPLTDGLASTNAGGYLSRNFADTGYSVVEFAGQSDELLAIHVTDGGVEFEEVPELEGATVPETSDYVEERRDLGPEHCIAIGPAGENLVRFASVMTFDSRAFGRGGLGAVLGSKGIKCVSFEGDSSPDIEVSNPPAMDVHREAATSDDRMKRQGTTGGTEFRNDNFALPTRYFDEYEFESAAGIGGDAVEEKKYKKGACSQCAYACKLPTRDEAEGVETEGPEFETVYAFGSCQGVGDIVDVMKANELCDTLGMDTISAGVTVAAFLKSEDAFGDAELAQEITEKIAHREGIGDLLAEGVDRAHEELGVDNYSVKGMEFAAHDGRVLHGQGLSYAVANRGADHMYGGMLRLEYSGELDPQGTLGKAERLVHEENRNVIRDSGIVCAFAGDYVTDDRLAALLETDYEHLLEIGARVVARERHFNNERGRDGAADELPYADEVPDLGASIREYYGARGWNDDGTVPADALDAPTDTAVGAAVADD, encoded by the coding sequence ATGCTTCACGCGACTGGGCCGCTCCTGACCGTCGACGTCACGAAGCGCGCCGTAGAGGAGACCGACGTCTCGGACGTCCTCGAGGAGTTCATCGGCGGACGGGGCGCCGCGACCGCGCTCGCCCACGAGCGCATCCCGTTCGACGCCGACCCGTTCGGTCCCGAGAACCGGGCATATCTCGCCACGGGGCCGCTCCAGCTGAGTCGGATGAGCTTCACCGGCCGGATGAGCATGACCGGCCTCTCGCCGCTCACCGACGGTCTCGCCTCCACCAACGCGGGCGGCTACCTCTCGCGGAACTTCGCCGACACGGGCTACTCGGTCGTCGAGTTCGCCGGCCAGTCCGACGAGTTGCTCGCGATCCACGTCACCGACGGGGGCGTCGAGTTCGAGGAAGTGCCCGAACTCGAGGGTGCCACGGTTCCCGAGACGTCCGACTACGTCGAGGAGCGCCGCGATCTCGGCCCGGAGCACTGCATCGCCATCGGTCCAGCGGGGGAGAACCTCGTCCGGTTCGCCTCCGTGATGACGTTCGACTCGCGCGCGTTCGGCCGCGGCGGTCTGGGGGCCGTCCTCGGCTCGAAGGGGATCAAGTGCGTCTCCTTCGAGGGCGACTCCAGCCCGGACATCGAGGTGTCGAACCCGCCGGCGATGGACGTCCACCGCGAGGCCGCCACCAGCGACGACCGGATGAAACGACAGGGGACGACCGGCGGGACGGAGTTCAGGAACGACAACTTCGCGCTTCCCACGCGCTACTTCGACGAGTACGAGTTCGAGTCAGCGGCGGGGATCGGCGGGGACGCCGTCGAGGAGAAGAAGTACAAGAAGGGCGCCTGCTCGCAGTGCGCGTACGCCTGCAAGCTTCCCACCCGCGACGAGGCCGAAGGGGTGGAGACGGAGGGCCCCGAGTTCGAGACGGTGTACGCGTTCGGCTCCTGTCAGGGCGTCGGCGACATCGTCGACGTGATGAAGGCGAACGAACTGTGCGACACGCTCGGGATGGACACCATCTCCGCGGGCGTCACCGTCGCCGCCTTCCTCAAGAGCGAGGACGCCTTCGGCGACGCCGAACTGGCACAGGAGATCACCGAGAAGATCGCCCATCGGGAGGGGATCGGCGACCTGCTCGCCGAGGGCGTCGACCGCGCCCACGAGGAACTCGGCGTCGACAACTACTCGGTGAAGGGGATGGAGTTCGCCGCCCACGACGGCCGCGTGCTCCACGGCCAGGGGCTCTCGTACGCGGTGGCGAACCGCGGCGCCGACCACATGTACGGGGGAATGCTCAGGCTGGAGTACTCCGGCGAACTCGACCCGCAGGGGACGCTCGGAAAGGCCGAACGGCTGGTCCACGAGGAGAACCGGAACGTGATCCGCGACTCGGGCATCGTCTGTGCGTTCGCCGGCGACTACGTCACCGACGACCGCCTCGCGGCGCTGCTCGAGACCGACTACGAGCACCTGCTCGAGATCGGCGCCCGCGTCGTCGCACGCGAGCGCCACTTCAACAACGAGCGGGGGAGGGACGGCGCCGCCGACGAACTCCCCTACGCGGACGAGGTCCCGGACCTCGGGGCGTCGATCCGGGAGTACTACGGGGCGCGCGGCTGGAACGACGACGGGACGGTGCCCGCGGACGCGCTCGACGCCCCGACCGACACGGCGGTCGGCGCGGCGGTCGCCGACGACTGA
- a CDS encoding MoaD/ThiS family protein, with the protein MQVECRFFGPFREDVGETRERRGTDAATVGALLRELEADYPPLAGRLVDGDGLAGSTVVTKEKTDVRHLDGLETPLEEGNVIRLVPSVYGG; encoded by the coding sequence GTGCAGGTCGAGTGTCGCTTCTTCGGGCCGTTTCGCGAGGACGTCGGTGAGACGCGGGAGCGCCGCGGGACCGACGCCGCGACCGTCGGGGCGTTGCTCCGGGAACTGGAGGCCGACTACCCCCCGCTGGCCGGACGCCTCGTCGACGGCGACGGCCTCGCCGGGTCGACCGTCGTCACGAAGGAGAAGACCGACGTTCGGCACCTCGACGGCCTGGAGACGCCCCTGGAGGAGGGGAACGTCATCCGGCTGGTCCCGTCCGTGTACGGCGGGTGA
- a CDS encoding TATA-box-binding protein: MTDPADSIEIQNVVASTGIGQELDLEALAEDLPGADFNPDNFPGLVYRTQEPKAAALIFRSGKIVCTGAKSIADVHDALGIIFEKLRDLSIPVEDDPNITVQNIVSSADLGHQLNLNALAIGLGLEDVEYEPEQFPGLVYRMDEPDVVILLFGSGKIVITGGKRTDDAEGAVEEIVERIESLGLLG, encoded by the coding sequence ATGACGGACCCGGCAGACTCAATCGAGATACAGAACGTGGTCGCATCGACGGGTATCGGGCAGGAACTCGACCTGGAGGCGCTGGCGGAGGACCTCCCCGGGGCCGACTTCAACCCGGACAACTTCCCGGGGCTCGTGTACCGGACCCAGGAACCGAAAGCCGCCGCACTCATCTTCCGATCGGGGAAGATCGTCTGCACCGGCGCGAAGAGCATCGCCGACGTCCACGACGCGCTCGGCATCATCTTCGAGAAACTGCGTGACCTCTCCATCCCCGTGGAGGACGACCCGAACATCACCGTCCAGAACATCGTCTCGTCGGCCGATCTCGGCCACCAGCTCAACCTCAACGCCCTCGCGATCGGACTGGGGCTCGAGGACGTCGAGTACGAGCCCGAACAGTTCCCCGGACTCGTCTATCGGATGGACGAACCGGACGTGGTCATCCTCCTCTTCGGCTCGGGGAAGATCGTGATCACGGGCGGCAAGCGGACCGACGACGCCGAGGGGGCCGTCGAGGAGATCGTCGAGCGCATCGAGTCGCTGGGCCTGCTCGGCTGA
- a CDS encoding DEAD/DEAH box helicase has translation MTGETEDAGDGRGPSEPVTVDEFYDAVETEERPVLTASQVARRAGLSQAAARDALDGLAGEGDLERVDVETDPVVYYPTSWGDLAERERVVLFPDRREVVVDRPTQYTRAQLSQFAHLVDSTGTEPGTRGYLYEIRQEDVWAAPFEDLPELLARMRSVFPRRSPHLEGWVEDQWKRARQFVLRTHEDGYVVLAADREELMGNVARQKLDENHLRADLSDAESWVNEQEIGAVKRILYEAGYPVRDERDLDSGDPLDVSLSAEPRAYQADWRDRFLEKRAGVFVGPPGSGKTVAAISVLAAVGGETLVLVPSRELAGQWRDELLRHTDLSEEQVGEYHGGTKDVRPVTVATYQTAGMDRHRSLFDSREWGLVVYDEVQHVPADVFRRTADLQTKHRLGLSATPVREDDREEEIFTLIGPPIGTDWGALFEAGFVQEPEVEIRYVPWRDDEAKNGWASAERREKHRIAARNPGKIEEVRRLRGKHPDAKALVFADYLEQGGAIAEALGVPFVSGETRHAERRRLFEEFRQGERRTLVVSRIADEGIDLPNAELAVVASGLGGSRRQGAQRAGRTMRPAGSALVYVLATRGTSEEDFAQRRMNHLAGKGIRVRERTVD, from the coding sequence ATGACAGGGGAGACGGAGGACGCCGGGGACGGGCGAGGCCCGTCGGAGCCGGTCACCGTCGACGAGTTCTACGACGCGGTCGAGACCGAGGAGCGCCCCGTACTCACCGCCTCGCAGGTGGCCCGACGCGCCGGACTGTCGCAGGCGGCGGCTCGCGACGCGCTCGACGGCCTCGCCGGCGAGGGTGACCTGGAGCGGGTCGACGTCGAGACGGACCCGGTGGTGTACTACCCGACCTCGTGGGGCGACCTCGCGGAGCGCGAGCGCGTCGTGCTGTTCCCAGACCGCCGCGAAGTGGTGGTCGACCGGCCGACCCAGTACACGCGGGCCCAGCTCTCGCAGTTCGCCCACCTCGTCGACTCGACGGGCACCGAGCCCGGGACGCGGGGGTACCTCTACGAGATCCGCCAGGAGGACGTGTGGGCCGCGCCGTTCGAGGATCTCCCGGAACTGCTCGCGCGGATGCGCTCGGTGTTCCCCCGTCGCTCGCCGCACCTCGAGGGCTGGGTCGAGGACCAGTGGAAGCGCGCCCGCCAGTTCGTCCTCCGGACCCACGAGGACGGCTACGTCGTGCTGGCGGCCGACCGCGAGGAGCTGATGGGCAACGTCGCCCGACAGAAGCTGGACGAGAATCACCTCCGAGCGGACCTCTCGGACGCCGAGTCCTGGGTCAACGAGCAGGAGATCGGCGCCGTCAAGCGGATCCTCTACGAGGCGGGCTACCCGGTCCGGGACGAGCGCGACCTGGACTCGGGCGACCCGCTCGACGTGTCGCTGTCCGCCGAACCGCGCGCGTACCAGGCCGACTGGCGGGACCGGTTCCTCGAGAAGCGGGCCGGCGTGTTCGTCGGGCCGCCGGGGAGCGGGAAGACCGTCGCGGCCATCTCGGTGCTCGCGGCGGTCGGCGGCGAGACGCTGGTCCTCGTCCCCTCGCGCGAACTCGCGGGGCAGTGGCGGGACGAACTCCTCCGGCACACCGACCTCTCGGAGGAGCAGGTCGGCGAGTACCACGGCGGGACGAAGGACGTCCGACCGGTCACGGTCGCCACGTACCAGACCGCCGGGATGGATCGACACCGATCGCTGTTCGACTCCCGCGAGTGGGGGCTCGTCGTCTACGACGAGGTCCAGCACGTCCCCGCGGACGTGTTCCGGCGGACGGCGGACCTCCAGACGAAGCATCGATTGGGGCTGTCCGCGACACCCGTCCGCGAGGACGACCGTGAGGAGGAGATCTTCACGCTCATCGGCCCGCCCATCGGCACCGACTGGGGCGCGCTGTTCGAGGCCGGCTTCGTGCAGGAGCCGGAGGTCGAGATCCGGTACGTTCCGTGGCGCGACGACGAGGCGAAAAACGGGTGGGCGAGCGCGGAACGCCGGGAGAAACACCGGATCGCGGCGCGCAATCCCGGGAAGATCGAGGAGGTTCGACGCCTCCGCGGGAAGCATCCGGACGCGAAGGCGCTCGTCTTCGCGGACTACCTCGAACAGGGCGGGGCGATCGCGGAGGCGCTCGGCGTCCCGTTCGTCTCGGGGGAGACGCGCCACGCCGAGCGGCGGCGGCTGTTCGAGGAGTTCAGGCAGGGCGAGCGACGGACGCTCGTCGTCTCGCGCATCGCCGACGAGGGGATCGACCTCCCGAACGCCGAACTCGCGGTCGTCGCCTCCGGGCTCGGCGGAAGCCGCCGGCAGGGCGCCCAGCGCGCCGGCCGGACGATGCGCCCGGCCGGGTCGGCGCTCGTGTACGTCCTCGCGACGCGCGGGACGAGCGAGGAGGACTTCGCCCAGCGGCGGATGAACCACCTCGCCGGGAAGGGAATCCGGGTGCGAGAGCGGACGGTCGACTGA
- a CDS encoding ABC transporter ATP-binding protein — MRGREEEPDAIVSVEEVHKVYQLGEPVPVLNGVSVALPRGSYTAIMGPSGSGKSTLLNLIGCLDRPSAGSVRIDGIDVSTLDDADRTTIRRDKVGFVFQQFNLMPKLTATQNVALPLVFKGVPRDRRRSRANELLGRMDMADRGDHRPNELSGGQRQRVAIARALANDPVLLLADEPTGSLDSETGARIMDVFETLHEAGNTIVLVTHERPIAEHAERIVHLLDGELERIEEPADAPPDEDGRETETDYRWTS; from the coding sequence ATGAGGGGACGCGAGGAGGAACCGGACGCCATCGTCTCCGTCGAGGAGGTGCACAAGGTCTACCAGCTCGGCGAGCCGGTGCCGGTGCTCAACGGCGTCTCCGTCGCGCTCCCGAGGGGCTCGTACACCGCCATCATGGGTCCCAGCGGCTCCGGCAAGAGCACCCTGCTGAACCTCATCGGCTGTCTCGATCGGCCGAGCGCGGGGAGCGTCCGCATCGACGGCATCGACGTCTCGACGCTCGACGACGCCGATCGCACGACGATCCGGCGCGACAAGGTCGGCTTCGTCTTCCAGCAGTTCAACCTGATGCCGAAACTCACGGCGACCCAGAACGTGGCGCTGCCGCTCGTCTTCAAGGGCGTCCCGCGAGACCGTCGGCGGTCGCGGGCGAACGAACTCCTGGGCCGGATGGACATGGCCGACCGCGGCGACCACCGTCCGAACGAGCTCTCGGGCGGCCAGCGCCAGCGGGTCGCCATCGCCCGGGCGCTCGCAAACGACCCCGTGCTGCTGCTGGCCGACGAGCCCACGGGGAGCCTCGACTCCGAGACGGGTGCCCGCATCATGGACGTGTTCGAGACGCTCCACGAGGCGGGCAACACAATCGTCCTCGTGACCCACGAGCGGCCCATCGCGGAACACGCCGAGCGGATCGTCCACCTCCTCGACGGCGAACTGGAGCGCATCGAAGAACCCGCCGACGCCCCGCCCGACGAGGACGGACGGGAAACCGAGACGGACTACCGATGGACTTCGTAG